From one Mucilaginibacter inviolabilis genomic stretch:
- a CDS encoding D-alanyl-D-alanine carboxypeptidase/D-alanyl-D-alanine-endopeptidase, producing MLKTTFVFLLMICGLLLFSDTIYARTIKKRKIKRQFKHSLIMRDHFTGFALYDLDDQKMIYELNADKYFIPASNTKLFTFYTCLKMLGDSIPALRYELRNDSLVFWGTGDPSFLHSDLKGTKGLDFLAQSNKKLYYAATGYKNNFFGAGWAWDDYNDYYQAEITGFPIEDNVALLYADGNGNLQVKPSYLKRFLNRDTSYHPDRFRVRRDFLSNNFAYPVMPVPPNFRQEIPWKTSVELTLDLLQDTLKKPVCPINMPLSASAKTIYNTSSRVVYKRMLQPSDNFIAEQLLLTCSSVKFNSLNTDSVISYSKIHFLNDLPDEPQWVDGSGLSRLNLFTPRSIIALLQKIKEQVNNDSLLYSMLPAGGATGTLKNAYKTDNGQVFVWAKTGSLSNNYNQSGYLVTRKGKRLAFSFMNNNFTRPVKEIRDEMVRIMTYIHEEF from the coding sequence ATGTTAAAAACAACTTTTGTATTTCTGCTAATGATTTGTGGCTTACTATTATTTAGTGATACCATTTATGCCCGAACCATAAAAAAAAGAAAGATAAAAAGACAATTTAAGCATTCGCTCATCATGCGTGATCATTTTACGGGCTTCGCATTGTATGATCTGGATGATCAAAAAATGATATATGAGTTAAATGCCGATAAATATTTTATCCCGGCATCCAATACCAAGCTCTTTACTTTTTACACCTGTCTTAAAATGCTGGGCGATTCTATCCCCGCTCTTCGGTATGAATTGCGGAATGATTCACTGGTGTTTTGGGGTACTGGTGACCCGTCTTTTCTGCATAGCGATCTGAAAGGAACTAAGGGGTTGGACTTCTTAGCCCAAAGCAATAAAAAATTGTACTATGCAGCAACGGGTTACAAGAACAACTTTTTTGGAGCAGGCTGGGCCTGGGACGACTATAACGATTATTACCAGGCAGAAATAACAGGCTTCCCTATAGAAGATAATGTTGCTTTACTATATGCTGATGGCAATGGTAACCTGCAGGTTAAACCCTCCTACCTCAAACGGTTTTTAAACCGCGATACCAGCTATCATCCGGATAGGTTTAGAGTTAGACGTGACTTTTTAAGCAACAATTTTGCGTATCCGGTAATGCCTGTACCGCCAAATTTCAGACAGGAAATCCCCTGGAAAACAAGTGTCGAACTAACATTGGATTTGTTACAGGATACGCTGAAAAAGCCGGTGTGCCCTATAAATATGCCGCTAAGTGCTAGCGCAAAAACAATCTATAATACCAGCTCCCGTGTTGTTTACAAAAGAATGCTGCAACCCAGCGATAATTTTATTGCAGAGCAATTATTGTTAACCTGTTCGTCCGTAAAGTTTAATAGCCTTAATACTGATTCGGTGATCAGTTACTCCAAAATACATTTTTTGAATGATTTGCCTGATGAACCGCAATGGGTTGATGGTTCCGGGCTTTCACGCCTCAACCTGTTTACCCCCCGAAGCATTATAGCACTATTACAAAAAATTAAAGAACAAGTAAATAACGACTCATTACTGTACAGCATGTTGCCGGCCGGCGGAGCTACCGGCACGCTTAAAAATGCGTATAAAACAGATAATGGACAGGTATTTGTATGGGCAAAAACCGGCTCGCTATCCAACAACTACAACCAAAGTGGCTACCTGGTTACTCGGAAAGGAAAACGATTAGCATTTTCGTTTATGAATAACAACTTTACCAGACCGGTTAAAGAGATACGTGATGAAATGGTACGGATCATGACCTATATTCATGAAGAGTTTTAA